A genomic stretch from Edaphobacter aggregans includes:
- a CDS encoding site-specific integrase, which produces MIEAKLMQEAKQRKLTVQRRTLTLAEFSKRFLVWVESTRLEAESKEYYRSGWRMLAKTPISGMRLAHVTTDEAEALRFDHSPANANRALRTLRRMLGKAAEWGVIAAAPRIKLMKEYGRSALIDAEAEFKLLAVAKQPLQDVLTLILDSGMRPGEVFQMRWEDIAWDSGMIFIPRGKTKLSRRYIPMSERVTKALHIRRKGMTEGWVFPSDSVTGHVTTVAKAFEEARAAAGLSKEIVLYSARHTFATKVMGATGNLSLVMRALGHTNAQTAMIYQHPSLETVRTVVNENHGPMLSRHNSRHTAVM; this is translated from the coding sequence ATGATCGAAGCCAAGTTGATGCAAGAGGCAAAGCAGCGCAAGCTAACTGTACAGCGCAGAACGCTAACGCTTGCCGAGTTCTCGAAACGCTTTCTGGTATGGGTGGAAAGTACCCGCCTGGAAGCGGAGTCGAAAGAGTATTACCGGTCAGGATGGAGAATGCTCGCTAAGACACCTATCTCTGGCATGAGGCTTGCCCATGTCACCACCGACGAGGCGGAAGCGCTCCGATTCGACCATTCGCCAGCGAATGCGAATCGAGCACTACGCACTTTGCGGAGGATGTTGGGGAAGGCTGCGGAGTGGGGAGTCATTGCGGCAGCGCCTCGAATCAAGCTAATGAAAGAATATGGGCGCTCCGCTTTGATTGATGCCGAAGCAGAGTTCAAACTTTTGGCAGTGGCAAAACAGCCGCTGCAAGATGTTTTGACACTCATTCTCGATTCCGGAATGCGCCCAGGTGAAGTCTTTCAGATGCGTTGGGAAGACATTGCTTGGGACAGTGGGATGATCTTTATCCCGAGAGGCAAGACCAAGCTTTCACGTCGATACATTCCGATGAGTGAGAGAGTCACCAAGGCTCTCCACATCCGGCGGAAGGGTATGACTGAGGGTTGGGTCTTTCCCTCTGATTCCGTCACAGGCCACGTCACAACGGTCGCCAAGGCTTTCGAAGAGGCGAGGGCTGCGGCGGGTTTATCGAAGGAAATTGTCCTCTACAGTGCCCGCCACACGTTCGCGACGAAGGTCATGGGGGCCACCGGTAATTTGTCCCTCGTCATGCGCGCCTTGGGTCATACCAACGCGCAGACGGCGATGATCTACCAGCATCCAAGTCTCGAAACGGTACGCACAGTTGTGAACGAGAATCACGGACCAATGCTGTCACGTCACAATTCGCGTCACACGGCAGTGATGTAG